Genomic DNA from Triticum dicoccoides isolate Atlit2015 ecotype Zavitan chromosome 4B, WEW_v2.0, whole genome shotgun sequence:
NNNNNNNNNNNNNNNNNNNNNNNNNNNNNNNNNNNNNNNNNNNNNNNNNNNNNNNNNNNNNNNNNNNNNNNNNNNNNNNNNNNNNNNNNNNNNNNNNNNNNNNNNNNNNNNNNNNNNNNNNNNNNNNNNNNNNNNNNNNNNNNNNNNNNNNNNNNNNNNNNNNNNNNNNNNNNNNNNNNNNNNNNNNNNNNNNNNNNNNNNNNNNNNNNNNNNNNNNNNNNNNNNNNNNNNNNNNNNNNNNNNNNNNNNNNNNNNNNNNNNNNNNNNNNNNNNNNNNNNNNNNNNNNNNNNNNNNNNNNNNNNNNNNNNNNNNNNNNNNNNNNNNNNNNNNNNNNNNNNNNNNNNNNNNNNNNNNNNNNNNNNNNNNNNNNNNNNNNNNNNNNNNNNNNNNNNNNNNNNNNNNNNNNNNNNNNNNNNNNNNNNNNNNNNNNNNNNNNNNNNNNNNNNNNNNNNNNNNNNNCGCCgccctcgaccccgccccgacgccaccgtcgccccgccgccctcgacgccaccccgacaccaccgtcgccccgccgccctgaCACCACCGTCCGTCGCCCCGCTGCCCCGAACCAGGGAGCGGAAGCGCGGCCGGCGTGCGAACGAGCGGAGAAGGCGGCCATCCTCGTCCTCAACCTGTCGTCGACACCGTCGATTCCAGCTCTCGCAGCAAGGTATGCGGCTGGTTCGTCCCCTGTCATGGCCAGATTGATTTTTTTTCGGTAAACTAGGCTAGGGTTCGATGGATTATGGAGATTCATGGTGATTCATTAGTGAATAAATTCGTTCCAAGAACAAGATCATGGCCATTTCCTGTGCTAGCTAGAGCCGTTGTCAGCCTGTGCAAGGTTCAGAACAAGTTGTCAGCGTCTTTGTGCTCTATACTTTGTATGAAAATAGCATCGCTAATAGTAATCACCGAGGGATAAAAAATACGAATGATATTATAGTTTTTCTATACTTCAAGTTTCTATTTTGTATATGCTCACCTGCATCTGCTCCAGTATAATGTCTTTGACGTGATAATGCAATTAAAAAGCAATATTGGTTGAGAGAAATTGTTGTACTGGTTAAGACAACTGATTTTCATACAATGGCAGCAGTGCACAAACAGTGTGAGTGGTGTGTACTTATTTCAGAGATGATTGGTGTCGGCTCAGCGGCTGCCATTTAATCAAATCACAATTCGTAGACTACTGATTCCTGAACTCTTTATGGTTTGTTGTTTCAACTCTTGAACTACTGGATCTTGCATCTGTGTTTAGCTAGTAGAGTATAAAATCCAAATTCTTATGACCAGAAGCATGAATGGTTGTTTTAATGTTGCTCTCTGTTAATGTCACTGAATCTGATGCAAATGATAATCTAAGCCCAAAAGAAAATTTTTCTAATTCAATCAACGTCGAGCTGCTGTTCTCTGCTCATGTGGAACATTGCGTTACATTTTTGCATCTTCAGAAGTGCGGTTGTCCATGGCATGGAGTTTTTGTACTGTTGTTAAGGTTCAGGACAAGCCCGTGACTATCGTGTTTCTAGTAGCTAAAATCTATTTGTTCCTATTGGCATTGGCTTGATTGTTCTAAAACTCAGAACCTGTTGGACAATGACATTATTTGTAACGGCAGCATGAGAGGAGGAAGATTTTGGTTTCTTGTTCTGTATTAATAACTTCCTATAAGCAATGCACCTCTGATGATTTTGTCAAAAGCGTGTCGAGTCGATATTCTCAATATATTATTCTTTATCAGTTTACAAGTTGATTAATTTCCTCTGATTATTCTCAAATTCTTGAATTATTTGTAATGTCTTGCAGAATTATTTGTGCCTTTGTTTTTTCCTAAGTTTAGGATGCACTCTGTTAGGTTTTAGAAAAAGTAGACGAGAGAGATTAAAGGGGTTGTGACCAATGCTCCTCCGTCCTATAATGTGATACATTTTTTTGACAGTGTGTCGAAATGTCttgcattatgggatggagggagtatttgtcaggTATGTGACATACTTCTCCCATAAACGTCAGGTATGTGACATTATGGGATTAGGGGTTACAAAAAACATCAGTTacaaaaaagttcagattgtaaaatgttcattttgcagctagtgcccattttgagtaattgcttagagggatgatcctgtgtgagctggtggagtgatttgttttctacataaagctctttagtcaggctggttttcgtgaaatacacatgaagcttcaccagctcctgtgggtgtgggatccatgtgacatgtgacattgcatccatgtccacctgggataatgattttgcaggtaccccgagaggcccttgagtttgccggaatgtcgattaacttccgttccggcaaattcgggtactccatatgtcctattttcagcaaaggtcatgctgaaattttccgtgaattttagcatgactttgctaaaaataggacatatggggtacttgtgactaatgcatgggccgggctatcatagtagttaattaagtaggatcaagtgccccggcgtacttgtgactaatgcatggcttttagggtgcctcggtgtcgataaaaaccgaaatgatgaaagcttaggcttttagggtgtctcggcgtcgaaaaaccctcaatgataaaagcttagattttaggatgcctcggtgtcgacaaatcctaaatgatgagaccatgatcttgttcgttgacaataaccaactttttgaccaagctttgtttctatttagagagaaacatggcccacaacgatgaggccaggggttcgggcggcaaggcattctgggagctgtcccaggagatggaggaacaacctcacttgtatgaggccgccgccttccccaccgatcctgagaccactgatggtgccgccgaggatgaccacactgatgccaccactgatggtgccgccgaggatgccaccactgatgatggcggcgcacgcacagatggcagccaaccgaagaggcaacggaaggaccggtgcccgaccgtgctccgcaccctcaaggaggaagttactgaagtggactccaacggaaatccaacggcgcccgaacgaatagtcaaggggtactcgcttcagctcgggtgcattgtccggagcaccgtctcgatcaacaccgagaacctaaggcatcctgacagagggaatttgcgcaacctcctcttcacgaagctgcacgaacgatacaagttccccgctgaatttgcaaacacaagccttaaaggaaataaagtgaacaatgttgccctcacgaagatgagcaaggccctgtctacttggaaaagcaatgtgaaaagaatgatcgagaaaggtgagagttatcagaagatcaaggagaaaaatccttcgatcaccgaagatgactacaacgacttcaagatcaattgctcgagcaccgcaaactcccaatcaagtgagtgggggaaacaaatgcgggagctgaacataggggaacacacactcggtcccggcggttacagagtggcggagtctatatgggacaaggaggaggcggaccgtgccgagcaaggcctaccgcccctcttcgataaatacggtgacaagcagaccaggaactttgtcagggcccggtacaagaaggacccgaaaacaaaggagcttaccacggatcggaagaccaggcagcttgagcttgttctggtaaggaatacacccccgcgtaattagctccatatggttgcattctaattaatgaagccaaatttttaaatggttcacattccttccgcaggcgactgaaagcagtagcgcggggtcgactaagagcaacccttgggacaccactctaaatagggggttgaatgtaatgaagaacaaggataagctcagtaagccgacgtcagctggtcgtgtggccggcaaaggtgctatgcggagtctgcatgacagtgttctttctttggagaagcggcgtctcagggagaaggatgtggcatacccagttttcgcggccaaggtgccagagggcaagggctttgtggataactccatcgggcgtacgatcgtcctgcgttttgatgacatccacgctatgttgaaccttcatccgctgcactacaccttcgttcggctattttcgctgagtatggagatgcggatcattcgcgacaagaccccggacatcatgatagtcgaccccttctacatgcgtgccaagatcttgggcagcgctggggaccggcaagtcgcgagttcttacctcgaaggcgtcattctggcaaaccaagataaggataacttcctcgtgccttactttcccgagtaagtcctcccctcaaccggcccgtaacatatgaattcttacatttcgatcgtttttcttttaacattccgtgttttctgcagtgacacacgttgcacgctcatcctcctaagccccaaatattccatggccgcgtatttcgacccggaccgtcagtcgaacatagactacacaaatgtcaagaaggttcttgatgatgttctccccggctacgccaaatctggaggcaccttcaccaggcctattcgtaagtacggcaagcacgtgttctcccacaatacgacgttctgctgcgtcaagcagccacctgacggtcagaagggtgcctactacgccatccatcacatgcgggcgatcgtacgggaccatcatcaacttctgctaccgagtaaactcaaaggttgggaaaagagcgtgtcggcaatccaggacgcggacctccgacaagaattctttcgcatccagtcggagtttgcggaaatcatccatcaagatgtccttcgtacctcggggcagttctacctcaacaatcaaccgtccaacagtgacatcgacacaatgctacaaatgcaggctgacaacgaccgttatttcatgactcccacgatagacggcggcttcatccacgctccggtcccctgagtcgagtcgaaagcagtgatgctgtgtctagttctgaaacatcgattggctcatgttgtaattaaactttaatgaacttgtagtatgtctctttggtttcgagagtcgttaacCTTAGATGTaaccgatgctattaatgtcttgcttttctcttccgatcgttctgttgcatacttatatattgcttatgtattgtctgtgaattggtactaacgtttcgtttggctagtgcataacgatgccgacgtatgtcgtgtacaagggtaaggttcccggagtctacgatgactgggaggagtgtcggagacaggttcaccgattcagcggtaacagttacaaagggtacaccactagggccgaggccgaatctagatacgcccgctatctagcgggagaggggagggagcgttggaggaaacggatgaagacgagtttcatcgtgatgatgctcatcgtgatgaccgcagctctcttctatgtgatggtagtttagatgatcgatatcgacttgtaatgtgaagacaaactcgctactcgcggtctcgagacttgtaatataatgttctatctttgttcggtcttttcaattcggagactaatatgatgaattatattcggagactaatatgatgaattgtattcaaagactaatcttctattgtatttgatgaatctgttgttgatgtgtgctgtctatattttgtcaaattatacattttgtaacctgtgcaaaaaacagaaaataaaaaataaaaaaaacataatattcatactaatggcgcatcactgggcaatgcgccattagtatgccgcggttactaatggcgcatctcgtggtcgtgcgccattagtatgccaaagcacctgggtatatatggcccctgggaggcatactaatggcgcaccgtagcctatactaatggcgcaccagtggtgcgccattagtataccagatactaatggcgcaccactggtgcgccattagtaaaaattactaatggcgtgctagtaatggcgcaccagtgatgcgccattaatggccaaattaggtgcgccattagtagcgatttttctagtagtgatgcctgaatagtctagtcaatggatgggaagaaccacttacctcaacttgatgcattcaaggagtctgagtggttcagcgtagactttaaggtgtgtgagccttaaaattagcttccctgtgtcacttgtagtgcacataaaatccaaatgatgttagaatttagcatcataataatcataaactaTTAGAATTGCTGATAGTTTCGGTTTCAACCCAATGTCTCGATGACCAAGGTGAGTATGCCTAGTTTTTCATGTACAAGACATTTGGAAAACTATCTTGGGCGCAATATGTCCCAAGGGTTTTGTAGTATGTGTAGTACAATCCAGATGATACATAGAAAATGTGCTTGCCATATCcgttgcatatggtaaagagaaTGTATTTCTCTTTCTTGTCAGCATAAGTTTCGCTATGGAAACCATGTTGACGAATATCTCTATAGCTTAGTAGGGTACGAGTTAAACTTGGGAAGCAATGAAGCATCCTGACGTTACTCGAGTACCCacagggatagtaaatatgactcgagttgagccaacaaatacctcatcgcATCAAGCGATTTTAAAATATCTCCTTTCCCTCAATGAGAGTGGAAACATTGGACTTCCCCGAGTATAGAGTTTGTGGTGCATATGCCCACAAGGCACATATCATTTTTCATCGGATTGACTCCCGTAGTAATCTATATATAGACATTAAAATTCTCAAGAAAATCTCTGTCGGATATATATAGAATACATATAAATGAATTTGTATCAAAGTGCTGATacaatatattgtgatatacaatatatgatgacaacaatacTTATGTTGTTGTTACAACATCATAAATAGACATTAATTATATTGACCACTCAGGAGATTGGAAGACTATTCATTATCTCCAAACATGTCGGTTGAAGCATATTCAACCATCACATTCTCCGTGCCTATAGGGCCCCGTCATAGCTAGTGATGTCGGATTGAAGGTTGAAGTAAAATTCAAACCTTTGCCCTTGAGGTTCATTGTATCCCAGGAATTGCTGATACAGAATAAGCAGATGCTGTGATCTGGTCTAATGCCTTATGATTATAAGACACCATTTTTCTATTAGTTGTGTCATCCTGACCAGAGGTGAATCCAGGATTGCACATATTATCCCACGAGACACAAGAGCGGTCATGATATCCATGGCCCATATAGGGCAGTGGTGGCCATTGAGGGCGAATGCCTCAAACTCTATAGCCATATGTTACCTCTATGGGTaaaccagagataattaatttacaaCCAGTAAATTAAAGACCATCATGGTTGATGTTGTAATGAACTTAGCAAAATCAATGGGTATTTCAAGAAGTTATCTTGAAACCATTAGTGTGAATCTCAAATAGCTAAATATGACATCTTGAAGATAATCTCCAAAATGGAGTAGATCTCACAGCACTAGAGAGTATAATCTGATGGAATCAGTAGATACGCACTCGTAATGCCTTATGCCATGACTTACTAAAATGTGTAGGAGAGCACTTTGTAAAGCAATTATAATGTCAAAATGACAAAATATAGGCTTTAACAGTAGTCATTGACAATCTGCGAAGGCAGTAGATCTAAATGACTACCTTGTGATCCCAATACATCAATTTGAAGAAATCACTTTGAATTTTGCATTCTTATTTGCAAGAAATtaaaaatctcaattgcaaatagacGTATTAATCTCAACATGTAGCGAACATGGAGATACATACATTCCGAAATACATCGTACTCAACAGAAATACACCACTATTATAATGAATAGTAATGATGTTGCAAACTTGATGTTCAAGTGAAAAACTTGAATTGTACAGATCTCaaattaaataagatgatcctgtaTCAAGTTGCAAGATAATTCAGCTGGGTGAATTAATATTTTGCGAGAGAAAATTAATCTCAATCGCTATGAGATTGTTTTgcgagaaaaatatatttctcaatTGCAAATCAATATTGTTGTGCGAGAAAATTTAATCTCAATCGCGAAAAACATGTTCTAGAGAATGTGGTAAACACATTGAACATGTCAAATATAAATATAGATATATTTCTGGAATTTTAAACTCAACAGAAAATACAGTAGTACTGTTGATAAAAcagagagagaaaaaaatcaatGAAATCCAGCCCAGAGAAGGCGGTCGGAGGTCACGCCAGGCGCCTGggcctgggcctccacggcctttgGCCAGCCCACCCGCCGCCACACCGCATAAGAGAGAGAGTAGGCAACGGTTACGGATAAGGGTCGGAGACCTGAAGCCCGCACCACCCCGCTCGATCCCCACATCCTACACGACGCCGCCGGCGGTTGGAGGGCGGCGGCCACGGGCACGGCCGGGCGGCCTTGGCGCGTGCAAGAGGGCGCGTGGCCGGGCGGAGGCCGGGCCGCAGGGCTCGGCGCAGCGGCCGGGATCGGGGCGCGGCGCAGCGCGGGTTGGAGGGCGCAGAGGCCGTGGCCAGGGCCGCAGCGCGGCCGGGCGGACGAGCGCGGGGCGGGGAGGCCGTGGCCAGGGGCACAGCGCGGCCGGGCGGACGAGCGCGGGGCGCGGAGGCCGTGTCCTGGGGCGCAGCAGCCTGGCGGACGAGTCCGCGCCGCGTCGCGGTTGGGGGCCGTCCTCGCGGGCGCCGAGGCCGAAGGACGCCGCTGCGTTCGCGCCAGACGGCGTCGCCTCGCCATGGAGGTTCGATCCAACGGCTTGGTTGCAGGCCGGGTGGTCCGGAAGACAACTGCGCTTCCCGTTTCCGGTACTGGCGAGCGACGACAAAGGCAGTCCCTCATAGAGGAAACAAAGGTAAATCGATTTGAGAAATCAGCGTGTGTACCTTTTCCTTTTTCTCCTCAATCTGTTCGTTGGTGGATCTCGATTTGCACTCTTGCCGTGATGGGAGACAATGAATTCGTTTTCAACCTCCAATCTTTTGATCAATGGATGCTATCTCCCATGTTCTTCATTCATTTTCTGTTCTTTGTGGCCTTGTTTCGCCTGCAGGAATTCATGGCCACAGCGCGCTGCAGGAAGCGCCGATCTTGAGGGCCGCCGCGGTAGCGGGCACCACCACGCCGACGAACTCGCGAGCGAGCGATGCTGTAGGCGGAATCGTCGCGCagatggaatcgctccgccggggGCGTGCACGGGCGGGAATCCACGGGCGGTCGCCGGGCCTCTGTGTCGCCTGATGGACTCTTTCTTTCTCAGCGGAGAAGACTATGTGCTGATAACGTGTTAAATTGTAACGAGAGCAACGAGAGACAATCGAACAAAATGATTGAACTCTCCTCTTTGCATTAGATGAAGTGCTATATATAGCACTGGAGCAGGCGTTTACAAGGGGGCGTCGGTTGGCACGGAACCGACGGGATTGCAGAAAGCAACAGCCATTACAAGCGGGGATTAATCCCTTAATTATTATGTAAATTAATCTTAACAGATAGGATGGGCCTCGCACTCCCAGCCCTGCAAGCTGCAGCCAGGCTCCTCCTACTCGTAAGGTGGGCCGAGCCTAAACGGGCCCCCGGGTTTCAGGTGCACCTCACTGACTGGCTGGATCCTATTTGACCGAAATGACTGATTAAGGAGTACTCGTTACAAAGAACACTCCACCTTCCCAGGTCAcgacaagtgacgcacatgcagcgcgccacttgtgacAACCTGGGAGTTTTTTCTTTTTtcgtagattcatttattcaaaatgttttatctcttaaaccgtgctttcaaatctcaaaccgttttaatcattggattcctcgcgtcgagatcttcaaaactagatcccatgttgatagattttgacgaacttttttttacgAAAAAACCGGACGGAAAAACCAAACCAGGAGTATGTTTTTTTTCTCTTTCTAAAAGAGGCACGCATGTGCCTCTCAGGAAATCACAACCGCgcccgtggaagcaaaaccgtaactctcgtggaaggaaaaaaaacagaaaacatgttttttttctttccgaaagaggcacgcccgtgactctcgcgaaagcacaaccgcgcCTCtgacgaaagcaaaaccgtgactctcgtgatagaaaagaaaacagaaaactcgtattttttccctttccaagaggcacggccctgactctcgcgaaagcacaaccgtgcctctcgcggaagcaaaactgtgattctcgtgaaagaaaaaaaatagaaaacgcgttttgtttttccctttccgagaggcacggccgtgactctcgcggaagtgactctcgcgaaagaaaaaaaaaacagaaaatatgttTTTTTTCGTTTTCAAAAGGCACGGCCgtcactctcgctaaagcacaaccgtacttctcgtggaagaaaaaccgtgacttttCTTGAAAGAAAAAAAACACGCTTTTTCGCGCAAAATtgagaaaaaacgaaaaaaaagttggtcgaaagctaaggaagaccggggtAAAACCAAAACGTCCAAAAAAACCCGGaaaaaaacccgtttaaaaagccgaaaacg
This window encodes:
- the LOC119292737 gene encoding ankyrin repeat domain-containing protein 63-like; translated protein: MEGVFVSPHHPARSPHPTRRRRRLEGGGHGHGRAALARARGRVAGRRPGRRARRSGRDRGAAQRGLEGAEAVARAAARPGGRARGGEAVARGTARPGGRARGAEAVSWGAAAWRTSPRRVAVGGRPRGRRGRRTPLRSRQTASPRHGGSIQRLGCRPGGPEDNCASRFRYWRATTKAVPHRGNKGIHGHSALQEAPILRAAAVAGTTTPTNSRASDAVGGIVAQMESLRRGRARAGIHGRSPGLCVA